The following nucleotide sequence is from Takifugu flavidus isolate HTHZ2018 chromosome 4, ASM371156v2, whole genome shotgun sequence.
TTAAAAGCCTGTCGTTCTTTATTAAAGCGATGTGAGATTGCAGCTTTCAGCTCTATAAAGATCAGATTTAACGATATTATTTAATCTATACACGTTTTGATGTCTACTTTACAAACACATATCGATCCAaccagggaaaaaaatgctcCTGTAATAGCTCTTGTGCCTTCGGGCAGTTAATCATCAGAATGAGGCGCTGCCAAACATCTTACTTCACCTTAACTCATTTAACGGATCAATAATGCTGAGCTGTTTTCgaaaattaaaaagaataaaacaactTATGGCTCGATTTTTGAATTCTCTGAGCGTTTCCCGGCAGAAATATGAAGCAAACAGTAACTCAACGGGCACAGAGGTCACTTTCCCAGAACCACGGTTTTTCATTCCAACATCTCTGTGGGTCCACACATCAACCTATCCACTCTTCCTTTTACTCTCCTAAATCCAACACTGGGATttttctcagtctctctctgaCTCGGAGGAACTCGGGCCCCTCTTGCTGctgtcttctctctccttccagcTGTGGagcatatatatttaaaaagaaaacattaaatcaTGCATAATGACAGTGAGAAAGCaccatatttatatatttgtgagTATAGTTCTCCAGCTGTGACGTGGAAAAGCTGTATGCTGCCAATCTTTTGTTATCATTTCCCCTTTCTACAGTCTTCacagtgccctctagtggtcatcTCCCCAACGCGCCTCATCGTCACAGTATATGTCAGGCTAGATGACGATGACGTGACTGGTGTCACCATGATCGCTGCTCATGTCGACCGTTCTGAAATGTGCTTGGTAAAGTTGTGATTAAAAAGGGAACAGACCATCTCCAGCCTCTGATGCCTTTTTGTCAGCTCTTGATAAAGCGGCGATCTCTTCTTCGTCTCCTCATCTTGATCCCTGCTCGCCTTGATCCTTTGTTCCCACCGTCTCTTCTCTAAAGCCCTCTGGAGCTCGCTCTTCTCCTCTCGCAGTACTTttctgagaggagcagagaaacgACTTAATGATTTATTCAGGCAGCGGAAACTGCAGTTGGAGTGTCGCTAACTGGCTCTCCGTCTGCCCGACCTCGTGTGGGTCATCCTCAGCTCCTTGTGAAGCTCTCGGTGGCTCTTGGAGGCTTTTAATGGGCTGAGAGGtttctggggtctgatcagattactgccctcctcctcttcctcctcctcctcgtcctcctcgctctgcagcGATGGTGCTCGGTGCTGCTCTACAGTCTGAGGGGTGCGCGGGGCTGAGGAGGATTCAAACCCTGCATCACaggcaaacagcagcaggaaatgctGATCCCAGGAATTCATAATAACAAGGGGTAATAATGAGATCAGTGTTGTTTTGAGGCTGAAGCTCACCACTCTATAAACACCAGCATCTTGCTGTGGAGCACGGTGGTGAACACTCACCATAATCACTATTCCCCCACCCCCAGGGGCTTTATTAATGCATAGATTTATCCAATTCAAGATCGCTGCACCCCCCTGACAACCAAGTGACACAGCTTCctggttcatttatttattcattttcactcATTGTTTCAATTTTGTTTCATCAGCAAGGCTGCCCATGCTCACAGAAAAGCTGGTGAAGGTGTTGAACATGTAAACGCGGAGGAGACCCTgttgtgatggtggtggtggtgggggggggttccaaaCCCTGAAAAGACTGGTAGCAAGAGTGCAAGCTGTCACCTGGGCCAAGAGAGGTCAAAATACCAAAGTTCTGGTTAACACGTGTAAATAAAGACTATGTGGCTTCCCAGTTTGTTATTtgtctaaaaaataaaataagcatTGATGACGTGTAAATATGGGGAtgtttagcttagcttagcttagcatgttGAGTAAATTAACCAGCTCACTGATGCCTCTACAACATCGTTTCAATGGACAAGGCTTGATTTCTGTTCAGCGCGCTTCATTGCCAGCCTGTTGATATCACGCATTAGCGTTAGCTGTCCCAAACCATGCCGTTGAACAGATGCCTGCAACATTATTCAGCGTTGACATTATCTCTGCTGGTACATTAAATATGCTGAA
It contains:
- the LOC130524693 gene encoding actin-associated protein FAM107A isoform X1, with the protein product MCKAPWQRSDVRTLSSTWLLPPAGLHHGFKRRGGFIRGEGEPRQPEREHPDRPKRDSDTEQHGSESWKEGFESSSAPRTPQTVEQHRAPSLQSEEDEEEEEEEEGSNLIRPQKPLSPLKASKSHRELHKELRMTHTRKVLREEKSELQRALEKRRWEQRIKASRDQDEETKKRSPLYQELTKRHQRLEMLEGERRQQQEGPEFLRVRERLRKIPVLDLGE
- the LOC130524693 gene encoding actin-associated protein FAM107A isoform X2, whose protein sequence is MGSNEEGASSEGRESLGSLSGSTPTDRSGTPTPSNMGVSHGKKRDVPSFPDGSEAHQSSSGFESSSAPRTPQTVEQHRAPSLQSEEDEEEEEEEEGSNLIRPQKPLSPLKASKSHRELHKELRMTHTRKVLREEKSELQRALEKRRWEQRIKASRDQDEETKKRSPLYQELTKRHQRLEMLEGERRQQQEGPEFLRVRERLRKIPVLDLGE
- the LOC130524693 gene encoding actin-associated protein FAM107A isoform X3, with translation MGSNEEGASSEGRESLGSLSGSTPTDRSGTPTPSNMGVSHGKKRDVPSFPDGSEAHQSSSAPRTPQTVEQHRAPSLQSEEDEEEEEEEEGSNLIRPQKPLSPLKASKSHRELHKELRMTHTRKVLREEKSELQRALEKRRWEQRIKASRDQDEETKKRSPLYQELTKRHQRLEMLEGERRQQQEGPEFLRVRERLRKIPVLDLGE